The genomic interval CGATCCGGCCTGGCGGCGCGACGATCCGGACGGCGCGCTTCTCATCAACGCGAACGACCTCGCAACGCTCGGCGCCAGCGACGGCGACTGGATCGCGGTCCGCTCGCCTGTCGGCCGCATCGTCGCCCGCGCCAAGCGGGACGATTCCATGCGCGACGGCCAGCTCGCGCTTCCCCACGGCTATGGCCAGACCTACCCGACTGCCAATGGCGAGCGCCTGAACAACGGACCGCGCATCAACGCGCTCACCGAAAGCGGCAACCGCGATCCGATCGCCGGCACGCCTTATCACAAGCACGTCGCGGTGCAGCTCGAACTGCTGGCAGCATCGGAAGCGGCGACCTACGAGGAGCAGTCGCGGCGGATTCACGCCGCGTCAGGCTAACCCCGCGGCAGGCGATCAAGCCTTGCCGCTCTGGGCCGCCTTCACCCGCTCCGGCGTGAACGGAACGGTCCGCAGCCGCAGGCCGGTTGCATCAAAGACGGCGTTGGCGAGCGCGGCGCCGACCGCCGCGCAGGCAGCTTCGCCCGCACCGAGCGGCGGTTCGCTCGGACGATCGACCAGTTGAATCTCGATCTGGGGGACATCCGAGAATCTCAGAATCGGATAACCGGCCCAGTCGACGCTCGTCACGCGCGCGCGGTCGAACTTCACCTCCTCCATCAGCACGCGGCTGATGGTTTGCAGGATGCTGCCCTCGACCTGGGAGCGCACGCCATCGGGATTGATGACCTGTCCGCAATCATGGACGCAGAACACACGCTCGACCTGGATTTTGCCGCTCGCCTGCTCGACCGCGACTTCCATGCCCATCGCAACCAGCGTCTCGCTATGCTTGTAGTGGATATAGGACACGCCACGGCCGCGGGTGATCGCCGCGGCGGTGTCCGCGCCCGGCGACGGCCGGGTCTCCCATTTCATCATCGCTGCCAGCCGCTTGATCAGCTCGACGCCGCGCGGGTTCTTCAGACCGCGCAGACGAAACGCGATCGGATCGAGCCGGGCCGCGGCGGCCAGCTCGTCCATAAAACTCTCGACGGCAAAACAATTGGCAGGCTTGCCGGGCGAGCGCAGCGGCGCAGGCCGAAGCGGCGTCTCCTTCAGCCAATGCACGACGACCTGCATCTGGCCGGCCTCATAGGGCGGGTCGCCGTTCTGCGAGATCAACCCGGTGTTGAGGCCGACGACATTGTCGAGCCCGGCCGCCTGCGGTCCCAAAAGCGGGATATTGAGCAGGCCCTTGGTGGTCTGCGGAATCCACATTTCGGTGCGCCAGTCCAGGATCCGGCCTTCGGTGTCCACGCTACCCGCGAGATCGAGCAATTGCGGCGGCCCCTTGGGGTCCCAGCCGAGCTCATCGGCGCGCGACCATTGCACGCGCACGGGCCGCCCCACCGCCCGCGACAGGATCGCAGCATCGGCGGCCGCGTCCTCGTGGCCGTTCATGCCGTAGCAGCCGGAGCCTTCCAGATAGATCAGCCGCACCTTGTCCAGCGGCAGGCCGAGGAAGCGGGCATACGTGACACGGTTGTCGTGCATGCCCTGCGATGCCGTCCAGATCGTCGCCTCATCAGCGTGTACGTCGGCGACCGCGCAGGAGGGCCCGAGCGAGGCGTGGCTCTGCATCGGCCAGAAATAGCTGGCGGCCAGCGTCTTCGTGTCCGGCGACTGCGCCGATGCTGGCGCGCCCTTGGCGACGAGGGTCTCCGCCGTGGCGCCCGGAGCTTCGCGCAGCGATTGCGTGAGCCGGTTCTGGTCCGGCAAGCTCGACGCCTCGCTCCATTGCGCGCGCAAGCTGCGCGCGGCGCGGACCGAGGTCCACTCGTCATCGGCCACAACGGCCAGAAAATCCTTGATCCTGACCACCTTCACCCCGGCGAGATCCTTGATCGAGTCCTCGTCGACTGAGACAAGCGTGGCGCCGATTGCGGGTGGCCGGATCACGCGCGCATGCAGCATCTCCGGCAGGGTGAGGTCATGAACGTAGGTCGCCGTTCCCAGGCATTTGGCGGCGACGTCGGGGCGCGGCAGCGGCTTGCCGACGATCGTGTAACTCCTGAAATCCTTGAGCGGGGCGTTGGGGTCGAGCTTGAGATCGAACTTGCGCCCCTCGAGCAGAGCCGCAAAACCAATCCCTGCGCCGCCAGCCCTCGGCCGAACCTCGCCGTCTGCGGCGATCAGTTCGTCCGGCTTCAGGTTCAGGCGTTGCGCGGCGAGGTCGACCAGCGCCTTGCGCGCGGTCGCTGCGGCTTGCCGGATCTGCATGCCGCCGCGCTGGATGCCGCTCGAGCCCGCCGTCCGCCCCTGGTTTGGCGTCAGCGCCGTGTCGCCCTCGATATATTTGATCCTGTCGACGCCGATGCCGAGCTCCTCGGCCGCGATCTGGGGGATGGCGATGCGAAGTCCCTGACCGAGATCGACCTTGCCGCAATACAGCGTCACGGTGCCGTCTGCGTTCACGGCGAGATAGGCGTCGACCTGCGTGGCGTCGGTGCGGCGCGACAAGCTGCCAGCAGCCTGCGCGAAGGCTGCACTTGGTGTCAACGTCAGTGCAAATCCGACGGTCAGCGCGCCGCCCTTGAGGATCGCACGGCGGGAAAGTTGAACCCGATCCAATGATGCACTCATCTCAGCCTCGCTGTCCCGACGCCGCCATGACCGCGCTCACGACCCTGGTATGCGAGCCGCAGCGGCAGAGATTGAGCTCCAGCGCCGAGCGTATCTCGCTTTCACTTGGTTTCCGGTTTTTCTCCAGCAGGGCAGCCGCACTCATGATCATCCCGCTGGTGCAATAGCCACATTGCGGCACCTGGTGCGCGATGAAGGCCGCCTGAAGCGGATGCGGTTTTGCAGCGGTTCCCAGTCCCTCGAGCGTCGTGATGGACTTGTCTTGCGCATCGGCGACCGTCATCTGGCAGGACTGCACGGCCGTGCCGTCGGCCAGAACCGTGCACGCGCCGCATTGGCCGAGACCGCAGCCGAACTTGGTCGCCGTCAGGCCGAGGCCGCGCAGCACATAGAGCAGCGGCTTGTCGGCATCGGACTCCACGGACAGCACGCCTTCGTTGATACGTAGCCGGTATCGGGGCATGTCTTCACTCCCTGTGCGACGCCCACGATGTTAGCTGAAGTCGGAATGCGAATTGAAGGGCCATCGCGGCACAAGGGGGGCGATCGGGATCACGGATTGTCGACCGCGGCCAGGCATGGCGCGGCGGAACTCGCCCCGACGTCAGGCCGTCAGGCTACGGCTTCTTCCGCCGGATGTGCACGATGACGTCGAGCCTGGAGATCTCGTGGCCCGGCAGCGCCTGAGGCATCTGCCTGAAGATCAGATCCTGCGAGATGTCGACCAGCACGTCCTCGCCTTCGAGATAGAAATGGGGATGAACGCTGGTGTCGGTATCGAAGAACGACTTTGAGCCGTCGGCAGAAATCCGGCGCAACAGGCCGGCCTCGGTGAACTGGTTGAGCGTGTTGTAGACGGTTGCGAGCGACAGCCGCATGTTCGCCGCGGCCGCTTCCTCGAACAACGTCTCCGCCGACA from Bradyrhizobium arachidis carries:
- a CDS encoding molybdopterin cofactor-binding domain-containing protein, whose product is MSASLDRVQLSRRAILKGGALTVGFALTLTPSAAFAQAAGSLSRRTDATQVDAYLAVNADGTVTLYCGKVDLGQGLRIAIPQIAAEELGIGVDRIKYIEGDTALTPNQGRTAGSSGIQRGGMQIRQAAATARKALVDLAAQRLNLKPDELIAADGEVRPRAGGAGIGFAALLEGRKFDLKLDPNAPLKDFRSYTIVGKPLPRPDVAAKCLGTATYVHDLTLPEMLHARVIRPPAIGATLVSVDEDSIKDLAGVKVVRIKDFLAVVADDEWTSVRAARSLRAQWSEASSLPDQNRLTQSLREAPGATAETLVAKGAPASAQSPDTKTLAASYFWPMQSHASLGPSCAVADVHADEATIWTASQGMHDNRVTYARFLGLPLDKVRLIYLEGSGCYGMNGHEDAAADAAILSRAVGRPVRVQWSRADELGWDPKGPPQLLDLAGSVDTEGRILDWRTEMWIPQTTKGLLNIPLLGPQAAGLDNVVGLNTGLISQNGDPPYEAGQMQVVVHWLKETPLRPAPLRSPGKPANCFAVESFMDELAAAARLDPIAFRLRGLKNPRGVELIKRLAAMMKWETRPSPGADTAAAITRGRGVSYIHYKHSETLVAMGMEVAVEQASGKIQVERVFCVHDCGQVINPDGVRSQVEGSILQTISRVLMEEVKFDRARVTSVDWAGYPILRFSDVPQIEIQLVDRPSEPPLGAGEAACAAVGAALANAVFDATGLRLRTVPFTPERVKAAQSGKA
- a CDS encoding (2Fe-2S)-binding protein gives rise to the protein MPRYRLRINEGVLSVESDADKPLLYVLRGLGLTATKFGCGLGQCGACTVLADGTAVQSCQMTVADAQDKSITTLEGLGTAAKPHPLQAAFIAHQVPQCGYCTSGMIMSAAALLEKNRKPSESEIRSALELNLCRCGSHTRVVSAVMAASGQRG
- the irr gene encoding Fur family transcriptional regulator Irr, producing the protein MDILSTTTFIDDVGEVAPEPSEPLRVEDAAAHCERLLRDAGLRPTRQRLALGQLLFLNRHRHVSAETLFEEAAAANMRLSLATVYNTLNQFTEAGLLRRISADGSKSFFDTDTSVHPHFYLEGEDVLVDISQDLIFRQMPQALPGHEISRLDVIVHIRRKKP